A single genomic interval of Methylocystis sp. IM3 harbors:
- a CDS encoding TolC family outer membrane protein, whose translation MRRARGALLLAFCAVAPGLRAETLNGALTRAYNMSPVINSNRAGVRALDEKVPQALSGMRPRTNAGAFLGVQENRMVTKQLDIPLTDSTLQGPVKSIQSGGSVPRSANFSVEQPVFDGFKTMNASRMAETNVFAGRARLRLTEQRVLFNAVSAYMNVLRDTAALRLQENNVAVLGEQLRQTRERYLAGQITLTDIAQAEARLAAGQSLVSQARAALDAAIGAYRQTIGDEPKKLTPGAPVDRLLPKTREEVERIAQAEHPVILAALHDADAADLDIKVIEADFMPRLSVVGNVFTQTDTSGIYNRNIGAYVGGRLNVPLYEGGLTSSQVREAKEVAGQRRLDAEVARADVIALVRANWGALQAAKTQISAAQAQIAAAERALYGVREEAKAGQRTTLDILNAQQELLNARIGLLFAQRERVVASYAVLSAMGRLSIETLALDGAPYDPAIHFEQVRGLWGGIDTPDAGR comes from the coding sequence TTGAGACGCGCGCGCGGCGCCCTTCTTCTGGCCTTTTGCGCCGTCGCGCCCGGCCTGCGCGCCGAGACGCTGAATGGCGCGCTCACGCGCGCCTACAATATGAGCCCGGTCATCAATTCGAACCGCGCCGGCGTCCGCGCGCTCGACGAGAAAGTGCCGCAGGCGCTCTCGGGAATGCGGCCGCGCACCAACGCCGGGGCCTTTCTCGGCGTGCAGGAAAACCGGATGGTCACGAAGCAGCTGGACATCCCGCTGACGGACTCGACCCTGCAGGGACCGGTCAAGAGCATTCAGAGCGGCGGAAGCGTTCCGCGCTCGGCGAATTTCAGCGTCGAGCAGCCGGTCTTCGACGGATTCAAGACGATGAACGCCAGCCGCATGGCGGAGACGAATGTTTTCGCCGGGCGCGCGCGGCTGCGATTGACCGAGCAGCGCGTCCTGTTCAACGCCGTCTCGGCCTATATGAACGTATTGCGCGATACGGCGGCGCTGAGATTGCAGGAAAACAATGTCGCGGTTCTCGGCGAACAGCTGCGCCAGACACGCGAACGCTATCTCGCCGGGCAGATCACCCTGACCGACATCGCGCAGGCGGAAGCGCGCCTCGCCGCGGGGCAATCGCTCGTCAGCCAGGCGCGCGCGGCGCTCGACGCGGCGATCGGCGCCTATCGACAGACGATCGGCGACGAGCCGAAGAAACTCACGCCCGGCGCGCCCGTCGACAGGCTCCTCCCGAAAACGCGCGAGGAGGTCGAGCGCATCGCGCAAGCGGAGCATCCCGTCATTCTCGCGGCGCTGCATGACGCCGACGCTGCGGATCTCGACATCAAGGTGATCGAAGCGGATTTCATGCCGAGGCTTTCCGTCGTCGGCAATGTCTTCACCCAGACGGACACGTCGGGCATCTACAATCGCAACATCGGCGCCTATGTCGGCGGGCGCCTCAACGTGCCGCTCTACGAAGGCGGCCTCACCTCCTCACAGGTGCGCGAGGCCAAGGAAGTCGCGGGGCAGAGACGCCTCGACGCCGAAGTGGCGCGCGCCGACGTCATCGCGCTCGTTCGCGCCAATTGGGGGGCGTTGCAGGCGGCCAAAACCCAGATCAGCGCCGCGCAGGCGCAAATCGCCGCCGCGGAGCGCGCCCTTTACGGCGTGCGGGAGGAGGCCAAGGCGGGCCAGCGCACGACGCTCGACATTCTCAACGCCCAGCAGGAGCTGCTCAACGCCCGCATCGGCCTGCTCTTTGCCCAGCGTGAAAGAGTCGTCGCCTCCTATGCGGTGCTCTCCGCCATGGGCCGGCTCTCGATCGAGACGCTGGCGCTCGACGGTGCGCCCTATGATCCCGCCATCCATTTCGAGCAGGTCAGGGGACTCTGGGGCGGGATCGACACGCCCGACGCCGGCCGCTGA
- a CDS encoding FmdB family zinc ribbon protein — protein MPLYAYACDACEAEFELLVRATDTPECPACGSRDLTRQVSRICKEIKYPAIARSWRRRAAAEGDLSNFSKAERAKR, from the coding sequence ATGCCCCTCTACGCCTATGCCTGCGACGCCTGCGAGGCCGAATTCGAGCTTCTGGTGCGCGCGACCGACACGCCGGAATGCCCCGCCTGCGGGTCGCGCGACCTCACCCGGCAGGTCTCGCGCATCTGCAAGGAGATCAAATATCCCGCCATCGCCCGCTCCTGGCGCCGGCGCGCGGCGGCCGAGGGCGATCTCTCCAATTTCAGCAAGGCGGAACGCGCAAAACGATAG
- a CDS encoding RecQ family ATP-dependent DNA helicase — MERVVFAQQNLAAARELLRSNFGFSGFLPGQAEPVSAVLAGRDVLAVMPTGSGKSLLYQLPAAAQPGLVVVASPLIALMRDQLRALGDRGVPAVALHSAQDDAEAMAAFDAVSTGRARLLYAAPERLAREGTQNLLRKNRVSLFAVDEAHCVSHWGHEFRPDYLELGAIAKKLGAPVLAVTATAGPRTREDIRRLLFAREPEIFVRSFARANLSLSFARKQKGLDQIRRFIGRERESGIVYCGSRRMADALAADLSRLGLDALPYHAGLDAWTRAAHQDAFFARKGVVMVATIAFGMGVDKPDVRFIAHADLPGSIEGYYQEIGRAGRDGAPARALALYDPRELALRWRTPRAVEDERAAGDYARRGAMARLCATAGCRFQALLAEFGEASGPCGACDHCRGGPLAWPRRLSARALGWRAAAESRLLDVWGEGLGEAEEEPGAPPAPAVAPPPAQDGPLTVAEMRLLRALQAERLTIARRLGAPPRAVVSDATLRALARAKPDRIDHPLFADVREAGGFLALIANDGQA; from the coding sequence GTGGAGCGAGTAGTTTTTGCGCAGCAAAATCTCGCCGCCGCGCGCGAATTGCTGCGCAGCAATTTCGGCTTTTCCGGTTTCCTCCCGGGTCAGGCCGAACCCGTTTCGGCGGTGCTCGCGGGCCGCGACGTGCTCGCCGTCATGCCGACGGGCTCGGGCAAATCCCTGCTCTATCAGCTCCCCGCCGCGGCGCAGCCCGGCCTCGTCGTCGTCGCCTCGCCGCTCATCGCGCTGATGCGCGACCAGTTGCGGGCGCTCGGCGACAGAGGCGTTCCCGCCGTGGCGCTGCATTCGGCGCAGGACGACGCCGAGGCCATGGCCGCTTTTGACGCCGTCTCGACGGGGCGGGCGCGCCTCCTCTACGCCGCGCCGGAGCGGCTGGCGCGAGAGGGGACGCAGAATTTGCTGCGCAAAAACCGCGTCAGCCTCTTCGCCGTGGACGAGGCGCATTGCGTCTCGCACTGGGGCCACGAGTTCCGCCCGGATTATCTCGAACTCGGCGCCATCGCCAAGAAGCTCGGCGCCCCCGTCCTCGCCGTCACCGCCACCGCCGGGCCGCGCACGCGCGAGGATATTCGCCGCCTGCTGTTCGCGCGCGAGCCCGAGATTTTCGTGCGCTCCTTCGCGCGGGCGAATCTCTCCCTCTCCTTCGCGCGCAAGCAGAAGGGGCTCGACCAGATCCGCCGCTTCATCGGCCGGGAGCGAGAAAGCGGGATCGTCTATTGCGGCTCGCGCCGCATGGCCGACGCGCTGGCGGCCGACCTCTCCCGCCTCGGCCTCGACGCGCTCCCCTATCATGCGGGCCTCGACGCCTGGACCCGCGCCGCGCATCAGGACGCCTTCTTCGCCCGCAAAGGAGTCGTCATGGTCGCGACCATCGCCTTCGGCATGGGCGTCGACAAGCCGGACGTGCGCTTCATCGCCCACGCCGATCTGCCGGGCTCGATCGAGGGCTACTATCAGGAGATCGGCCGCGCCGGCCGCGACGGCGCCCCGGCGCGGGCGCTCGCCCTCTACGACCCGCGCGAGCTCGCCCTGCGCTGGCGGACGCCGCGCGCCGTGGAGGATGAGCGGGCCGCGGGCGATTACGCGCGCCGCGGCGCCATGGCGCGGCTCTGTGCGACGGCGGGCTGCCGGTTTCAGGCCCTGCTCGCGGAATTCGGCGAAGCGAGCGGCCCCTGCGGCGCCTGCGACCATTGCCGGGGCGGGCCGCTCGCCTGGCCGCGCCGGCTCTCCGCCCGCGCGCTCGGCTGGCGCGCGGCGGCGGAAAGCCGGCTGCTGGATGTCTGGGGCGAGGGCCTCGGGGAGGCGGAGGAGGAGCCCGGCGCGCCGCCGGCGCCCGCCGTCGCTCCCCCTCCGGCGCAGGATGGTCCGCTCACGGTCGCCGAAATGCGGCTGCTGCGCGCGCTTCAGGCGGAACGGCTGACGATCGCCAGACGCCTGGGCGCGCCGCCGCGAGCCGTCGTCTCCGACGCGACCCTGCGCGCCCTCGCGCGCGCGAAGCCCGACCGCATCGACCACCCGCTCTTTGCGGACGTGCGCGAAGCCGGCGGATTTCTGGCTCTGATTGCGAACGACGGCCAAGCCTGA
- a CDS encoding MFS transporter encodes MKDDIQRPPAEMRQVMVGLGLAMLLSAMDQTIVVTALPTIGVDLGAPQNLPWIVTAYLVAATVVTPLYGKFADVYGRRIVLLVGVATFIVGSVACALAPSIAALAAARLVQGLGGGGLIALAQTIVADLVSPLERGRYQTYFAAVFVTSSVAGPALGGFFAQYLHWSLIFWINLPLGLAALLITNARLKRLPERRHPHRVDYPGAACLVVASGALVLALGWGGTRFPWASAPILALLALSALFWTLFAWRTRTAEEPLIPMRILSLRIVRDAIASSALGLGGFVGLSVVMPIYYEVAVGLSAHDSGLVLIPLMIATVAGATLSGRLMGAVAHYKVMPLIGLGAGALAAALAAWKIDSVSFVTLNALLFVVNFGVGAMLPVATVSVQNAVQARDLGTATATTQFFRQLGSAVVVALFGALALGGGRAAYIEEARLSPDELLRLSASFRLVFAALSVAMAVSFLFMARMEERPLRGERRH; translated from the coding sequence ATGAAAGACGACATACAACGGCCGCCCGCCGAAATGCGGCAGGTCATGGTGGGGCTCGGCCTCGCCATGCTGCTCTCGGCCATGGACCAGACCATCGTCGTCACCGCTTTGCCGACGATCGGCGTCGACCTCGGCGCGCCGCAAAATCTCCCCTGGATCGTCACCGCCTATCTCGTCGCCGCGACGGTCGTCACGCCGCTCTACGGCAAATTCGCGGATGTCTACGGGCGCCGCATCGTGCTGCTCGTGGGCGTCGCGACCTTCATCGTGGGCTCCGTCGCCTGCGCGCTCGCGCCGAGCATCGCCGCGCTCGCCGCCGCGCGTCTCGTGCAGGGCCTTGGCGGCGGCGGGCTGATCGCGCTGGCGCAAACCATCGTCGCCGATCTCGTCTCCCCGCTGGAGCGCGGCCGCTACCAGACCTATTTCGCCGCCGTCTTCGTCACCTCGAGCGTCGCGGGGCCGGCGCTCGGCGGGTTTTTTGCGCAATATCTGCACTGGTCGCTGATCTTCTGGATCAATCTGCCGCTCGGCCTCGCCGCGCTTCTCATCACCAATGCGCGGCTCAAGCGCCTGCCCGAGCGGCGCCATCCGCATCGCGTCGACTATCCGGGCGCGGCCTGCCTCGTCGTCGCCTCTGGCGCGCTGGTTCTGGCGCTGGGCTGGGGCGGGACGCGCTTCCCCTGGGCCTCGGCGCCGATTCTGGCGCTCCTCGCCCTCTCCGCCCTGTTCTGGACGCTCTTCGCCTGGCGCACCCGCACGGCGGAGGAGCCGCTCATCCCCATGCGCATCCTGAGCCTGCGCATCGTGCGCGACGCCATCGCCTCGAGCGCGCTCGGCCTCGGCGGCTTCGTGGGGCTCTCCGTCGTCATGCCCATCTATTACGAGGTGGCGGTCGGGCTCAGCGCCCACGACTCCGGCCTCGTCCTCATCCCGCTGATGATCGCCACGGTCGCGGGGGCGACCCTCTCGGGCCGGCTGATGGGCGCCGTCGCCCATTACAAGGTCATGCCGCTCATCGGACTGGGCGCCGGGGCGCTCGCCGCCGCCCTGGCCGCCTGGAAGATCGACAGCGTCTCTTTCGTGACGCTCAACGCCTTGCTGTTCGTCGTGAATTTCGGCGTCGGCGCGATGCTGCCGGTCGCCACCGTCTCGGTGCAGAACGCCGTGCAGGCCCGCGATCTGGGCACGGCGACGGCGACGACGCAATTCTTCCGCCAGCTCGGCTCGGCCGTGGTCGTGGCGCTTTTCGGGGCGCTGGCGCTCGGCGGCGGCCGCGCCGCTTATATAGAGGAAGCGCGGCTTTCGCCCGATGAGCTCCTGCGGCTTTCCGCGAGCTTCCGGCTGGTTTTCGCGGCGCTTTCGGTCGCCATGGCGGTCTCCTTCCTGTTCATGGCGCGCATGGAGGAGCGGCCGCTGCGTGGCGAGCGGCGCCACTGA
- a CDS encoding lysozyme inhibitor LprI family protein, producing MTRVAFLCLAVLAAAPARAYDAPSKEDVGAVAACLTLVRENQKKAGVEKEETPGPAGRLAAAARSAPLDPTSCVGVLVTACTQKEGTSNGAQSGCAEREGAVWDQRLNAAYRRALDHMEKEGADNLRKTQRAWIALRDVRCQQAWAAYHGSMAGPIQAWCEMELTARQALWVDSWSE from the coding sequence ATGACCCGCGTCGCATTTCTTTGCCTTGCCGTGCTCGCCGCGGCGCCCGCCCGCGCCTATGACGCGCCCTCGAAGGAAGACGTCGGCGCCGTCGCCGCCTGCCTGACGCTCGTGCGGGAAAATCAAAAGAAGGCGGGCGTCGAGAAGGAGGAGACGCCGGGACCCGCCGGACGTCTGGCGGCGGCCGCGCGGTCGGCGCCCCTCGATCCGACGAGCTGCGTCGGCGTTCTCGTGACGGCCTGCACGCAGAAGGAAGGGACCTCCAACGGCGCGCAGAGCGGCTGCGCGGAGCGCGAGGGCGCCGTGTGGGACCAGCGGCTCAACGCCGCCTATCGCAGGGCGCTCGACCATATGGAGAAAGAGGGCGCGGATAATCTGCGCAAGACGCAGCGCGCCTGGATCGCGCTGCGCGACGTCCGCTGCCAACAGGCCTGGGCGGCCTATCACGGCTCCATGGCCGGCCCCATCCAGGCCTGGTGCGAGATGGAGCTCACCGCGCGACAGGCGCTCTGGGTGGATTCGTGGAGCGAGTAG
- a CDS encoding pyridoxal phosphate-dependent decarboxylase family protein has protein sequence MTEPVDLDPEDWEAFRAESHRALDSMIDYLRGLRSRPVWTAPTEEAKARFNRELPAEGRAFPAVLEDFDRYIKPFATGNIHPMFMGWVQGAGTPVGMIAEMLAAGMNSNCGGRNHIAIDVERQIARWMAEAFGFPRDASGIFVTGASMANFLSLLVARDQAYGDRDVRLNGLCAQSGQLIAYASREAHNCVRQAMELAGLGARHLRLIPSDDNRRMKVSALRHAIAADRAAGFRPFLVVGTAGTVDAGAVDPLDRLADVAHTEDMWFHVDGAFGALAALSPKLKPLVKGLERADSIAFDFHKWLHVPYDAGFFLVRDPKAHKRAFAADAAYLSRAPRGLAVGDTWPCDLGADLSRGFRALKTWMTIETFGTKKLAACMEQCCRMAKRLENWIETSENFVMRAPVALNIVCFGVRGDDDGSLAREIVMELHERGEAAPSLTILDGVPAIRAAIINHRTHEEDIDAMTLFLEAALRRARKEPHDFGALVEPHGPGKTRLSED, from the coding sequence ATGACCGAACCGGTCGATCTCGACCCCGAAGACTGGGAGGCGTTTCGCGCCGAGAGCCATCGCGCGCTCGATTCCATGATCGATTATCTGCGCGGCCTGCGCAGCCGCCCGGTCTGGACGGCGCCGACCGAGGAGGCGAAGGCGCGCTTCAACCGCGAACTCCCGGCCGAGGGTCGCGCCTTTCCCGCCGTGCTCGAGGATTTCGACCGCTACATCAAGCCCTTCGCCACCGGCAACATTCATCCCATGTTCATGGGCTGGGTGCAGGGGGCGGGCACGCCCGTCGGCATGATCGCCGAAATGCTCGCCGCCGGCATGAACTCGAACTGCGGCGGGCGCAATCACATCGCCATCGACGTCGAGCGCCAGATCGCCCGATGGATGGCCGAGGCCTTCGGCTTCCCCAGGGACGCCTCCGGCATTTTCGTCACCGGCGCCTCCATGGCCAATTTCCTGTCGCTGCTCGTCGCCCGCGACCAGGCCTATGGCGACCGCGACGTGCGGCTCAACGGGCTCTGCGCCCAGAGCGGCCAGCTCATCGCCTACGCCTCCCGCGAGGCGCATAATTGCGTGCGGCAGGCCATGGAGCTCGCGGGCCTCGGCGCGCGGCATTTGCGGCTCATTCCGTCGGACGACAACCGCCGCATGAAGGTGAGCGCGCTGCGCCACGCCATCGCCGCAGATCGCGCGGCGGGCTTCCGGCCCTTCCTCGTCGTCGGCACGGCGGGGACGGTGGATGCGGGCGCGGTCGATCCGCTCGACCGCCTCGCCGACGTGGCCCACACCGAAGACATGTGGTTCCATGTCGACGGCGCCTTCGGGGCGCTGGCCGCCCTATCGCCGAAGCTCAAGCCGCTCGTCAAGGGGCTGGAGCGGGCCGACAGCATCGCCTTCGACTTCCACAAATGGCTGCATGTGCCCTATGACGCGGGCTTTTTCCTCGTCCGCGACCCTAAGGCCCACAAGCGCGCCTTCGCCGCCGACGCCGCCTATCTGTCGCGCGCCCCGCGTGGGCTCGCCGTCGGCGACACCTGGCCCTGCGACCTCGGCGCCGACCTCTCGCGTGGTTTTCGGGCGCTCAAGACCTGGATGACGATCGAGACCTTCGGGACGAAGAAGCTCGCCGCCTGCATGGAGCAATGCTGCCGCATGGCGAAGCGGCTCGAGAACTGGATCGAGACGTCGGAAAATTTCGTGATGCGCGCGCCGGTCGCGCTCAACATCGTCTGTTTCGGCGTGAGAGGGGACGACGACGGCTCGCTCGCCCGCGAGATCGTGATGGAGCTGCACGAGCGCGGCGAGGCCGCCCCGTCGCTCACCATTCTCGACGGCGTCCCGGCGATCCGCGCGGCGATCATCAATCACCGCACCCATGAGGAGGACATCGACGCCATGACGCTCTTCCTCGAGGCGGCGCTGCGCCGCGCCCGCAAGGAGCCCCACGACTTCGGCGCGCTCGTCGAGCCGCACGGGCCGGGGAAGACAAGGCTGTCGGAGGATTGA
- the acnA gene encoding aconitate hydratase AcnA, producing the protein MTSVDSFKSRQKLVVGDKTYDYFSLTAAEENGLPGVSRLPYSLKVVLENLLRNEDGRWVTKDTILSFANWLTEKGKTEREIAFSPARVLMQDFTGVPAVVDLAAMRDAFVALGGNPQKINPLVPVDLVIDHSVIVDEFGTPKAFAHNVDLEYERNGERYRFLKWGQSAFDNFRVVPPGTGICHQVNLEYLAQTVWTRTETADGGSVEVAYPDTLVGTDSHTTMVNGLAVLGWGVGGIEAEAAMLGQPLSMLAPEVVGFKLTGAPKEGVTATDVVLTVTQMLRKKGVVGKFVEFYGEGLNHLSLADRATIANMAPEYGATCGFFPIDAETLAYLNTSGRAAERIALIEAYAQAQGMLRSAASPDPEFTDTLALDLADVTPSLAGPKRPEGRVPLEDMGRTFETALAGEYKKDGGLGPRHKVEGTNYDLGHGDVVIAAITSCTNTSNPSVLIGAGLLARNAVARGLKVKPWVKTSLAPGSQVVGQYLERSGLQKSLDELGFNLVGFGCTTCIGNSGPLPAPISKTINDHDLVAASVLSGNRNFEGRVNPDVQANYLASPPLVVAFAIAGTVAIDLTKEPLGTGSDGKPVFLRDIWPQNAEIDSFIRENVTRDLFRSTYANVFAGDEHWRAVAAPTGETYGWDDKSTYVRNPPYFVGLTKEPKPVKDIVGARILALFGDKITTDHISPAGSIKASSPAGKWLIEHGVAPADFNQYGTRRGNHEVMMRGTFANIRIKNHMMKGADGVVPEGGLTKYYPGGETLSIYDAAMRYQKDGAPLVVFAGAEYGNGSSRDWAAKGTALLGVRAVIAQSFERIHRSNLVGMGVLPLTFETGTNWSTLGLTGEETVAIRGLESGLAPRQTLVAEITFPDGSVVRTPLLLRIDTLDELEYFRNGGILPYVLRHLAS; encoded by the coding sequence ATGACATCCGTCGATAGTTTCAAATCCCGCCAGAAGCTCGTCGTGGGGGACAAGACCTATGATTATTTCTCGCTGACGGCGGCGGAGGAGAACGGCCTGCCGGGCGTCTCGCGCCTGCCCTATTCGCTCAAGGTCGTGCTCGAAAACCTGCTGCGCAACGAGGATGGCCGCTGGGTCACGAAGGACACGATCCTCTCCTTCGCCAATTGGCTGACCGAGAAGGGCAAGACCGAGCGCGAGATCGCCTTCAGCCCGGCCCGCGTGCTGATGCAGGACTTCACCGGCGTCCCGGCCGTGGTCGATCTCGCGGCCATGCGCGACGCTTTCGTGGCGCTCGGCGGAAATCCGCAGAAGATCAACCCGCTGGTGCCGGTCGATCTCGTCATCGACCATTCGGTGATCGTCGACGAATTCGGAACCCCGAAAGCCTTCGCCCACAACGTCGATCTCGAATATGAGCGCAACGGCGAACGCTACCGCTTCCTCAAATGGGGCCAGTCGGCCTTCGACAATTTCCGCGTCGTGCCGCCGGGCACGGGCATCTGCCATCAGGTCAATCTCGAATATCTCGCCCAGACGGTCTGGACCCGGACCGAGACGGCCGATGGCGGCAGCGTCGAGGTCGCCTATCCGGACACGCTCGTCGGCACGGATTCGCACACCACCATGGTCAACGGCCTCGCCGTGCTCGGCTGGGGCGTCGGCGGCATCGAGGCGGAGGCGGCCATGCTCGGCCAGCCGCTCTCCATGCTCGCGCCGGAAGTCGTCGGCTTCAAGCTGACGGGCGCGCCGAAGGAGGGCGTAACGGCGACCGACGTGGTGCTCACCGTCACGCAAATGCTGCGCAAGAAGGGCGTCGTCGGCAAATTCGTCGAATTCTACGGCGAGGGCCTCAACCACCTCTCGCTCGCCGACCGCGCGACCATCGCCAATATGGCGCCGGAATATGGCGCGACCTGCGGCTTCTTCCCCATCGACGCCGAAACGCTCGCCTATCTCAATACGTCGGGCCGCGCCGCCGAGCGCATCGCGCTGATCGAGGCCTATGCGCAGGCGCAGGGCATGTTGCGCAGCGCCGCCTCGCCGGACCCCGAATTCACCGACACGCTCGCGCTCGATCTGGCAGATGTGACGCCGTCTCTCGCCGGGCCGAAGCGCCCTGAGGGGCGCGTGCCGCTCGAAGACATGGGCCGGACCTTCGAGACCGCGCTCGCCGGCGAATACAAGAAGGACGGCGGGCTCGGCCCGCGCCACAAGGTCGAGGGGACGAATTACGACCTCGGCCATGGCGACGTGGTGATCGCCGCCATCACCTCCTGCACCAACACCTCCAATCCGAGCGTGCTGATCGGCGCGGGCCTGCTCGCCCGCAACGCCGTCGCCAGGGGGCTGAAGGTCAAGCCCTGGGTCAAGACCTCGCTCGCGCCGGGAAGCCAGGTCGTCGGCCAGTATCTCGAACGCTCGGGCCTGCAGAAGTCGCTCGACGAACTGGGCTTCAATCTCGTGGGCTTCGGCTGCACCACCTGCATCGGCAATTCCGGCCCGCTGCCCGCGCCGATCTCGAAGACCATCAACGACCACGATCTCGTCGCCGCCTCGGTCCTCTCGGGGAACCGCAATTTCGAGGGGCGCGTCAATCCGGACGTGCAGGCGAATTATCTCGCCTCGCCGCCGCTCGTCGTCGCCTTCGCCATCGCGGGGACGGTCGCGATCGATCTGACGAAGGAGCCGCTGGGGACGGGATCGGACGGCAAGCCCGTCTTCCTGCGCGACATCTGGCCCCAGAACGCCGAGATCGACAGCTTCATTCGCGAGAATGTGACGCGCGACCTCTTCCGCTCGACCTACGCCAATGTCTTCGCCGGCGACGAACACTGGCGCGCGGTCGCGGCGCCCACGGGCGAGACCTACGGCTGGGACGACAAATCGACCTATGTGCGCAATCCGCCCTATTTCGTCGGCCTGACCAAAGAGCCCAAGCCGGTGAAGGACATTGTCGGCGCGCGCATTCTCGCGCTCTTCGGCGACAAGATCACCACCGACCATATTTCGCCGGCGGGGTCGATCAAGGCCTCGTCGCCGGCTGGCAAATGGCTGATCGAGCATGGAGTCGCGCCCGCCGATTTCAATCAATACGGCACGCGCCGCGGCAATCACGAAGTGATGATGCGCGGCACCTTCGCCAATATCCGCATCAAGAATCACATGATGAAGGGCGCCGACGGCGTCGTGCCGGAAGGGGGTCTGACCAAATATTACCCCGGCGGCGAGACGCTTTCGATCTACGACGCCGCCATGCGCTACCAGAAGGACGGCGCGCCGCTCGTCGTCTTCGCGGGGGCCGAATATGGCAATGGCTCGTCGCGCGACTGGGCGGCCAAGGGCACGGCGCTTCTCGGCGTGCGCGCGGTGATCGCCCAGAGCTTCGAGCGCATCCACCGCTCCAATCTCGTCGGCATGGGCGTTCTGCCCCTGACCTTCGAGACGGGGACGAATTGGTCGACGCTCGGCCTCACCGGCGAGGAGACGGTCGCCATCCGCGGATTGGAGTCGGGCCTCGCGCCCCGTCAGACGCTGGTTGCGGAAATCACCTTCCCGGACGGGAGTGTGGTCCGCACGCCGCTGCTGCTGCGCATCGATACGCTCGACGAACTGGAATACTTCCGCAACGGCGGCATTCTGCCTTACGTCCTGCGACATCTTGCCTCGTAA
- a CDS encoding DUF1289 domain-containing protein — protein MVQSPCNKICTLNAEAVCVGCGRSRAEIGAWSQLSEAEKARVVKKAKERLAAQAAGKKTQKASA, from the coding sequence ATGGTTCAAAGTCCCTGCAACAAGATTTGCACGCTCAACGCCGAGGCTGTTTGCGTCGGATGCGGCCGCTCGCGCGCCGAGATCGGGGCCTGGTCGCAGCTCTCCGAGGCTGAGAAGGCGCGCGTCGTCAAAAAGGCCAAGGAGCGGCTCGCGGCGCAAGCCGCCGGAAAGAAGACGCAAAAGGCCTCGGCCTGA
- a CDS encoding fumarylacetoacetate hydrolase family protein — protein sequence MQPPEFVFPPPPRAAVAVAGDARLFPVRRIFCVALNYAEHAREMGKEPGAEPPFFFSKPADAVVADGATIPFPSLTRNLHHEIELVAALCAGGADIPAERALDCVYGYAAGIDLTRRDLQSAARNAGRPWDMSKGFDNSAPIGAIRPASAIGHPTRGRIALSVNGAPRQQGDLSDMILSVPHIIAALSREVALAAGDLIFTGTPPGVGALAPGDAAEGEIEGVGAVRVTLAR from the coding sequence ATGCAGCCGCCCGAATTCGTCTTCCCGCCCCCGCCCCGCGCCGCCGTGGCCGTCGCCGGGGACGCCCGTCTCTTTCCGGTGCGCCGCATCTTCTGCGTGGCGCTGAACTATGCCGAGCACGCGCGCGAGATGGGCAAGGAGCCGGGGGCCGAACCGCCCTTCTTCTTCTCCAAGCCCGCCGACGCCGTCGTGGCGGACGGCGCGACGATCCCCTTCCCCAGCCTGACGCGCAATCTCCACCACGAAATCGAGCTGGTGGCGGCCCTGTGCGCGGGCGGCGCCGACATCCCCGCCGAGCGCGCGCTCGATTGCGTCTATGGCTACGCCGCCGGGATCGACCTCACGCGCCGCGACCTGCAAAGCGCGGCGCGCAACGCCGGCCGGCCCTGGGACATGTCCAAGGGCTTCGACAATTCCGCCCCCATCGGCGCGATCCGGCCGGCCTCGGCGATCGGCCATCCGACACGCGGGCGCATCGCGCTCTCGGTGAACGGCGCGCCCCGCCAGCAGGGCGATCTCTCGGACATGATCTTGAGCGTGCCGCACATCATCGCCGCGCTGTCCCGCGAGGTCGCGCTCGCGGCGGGCGATCTCATCTTCACCGGCACGCCGCCGGGCGTCGGCGCGCTCGCGCCCGGCGACGCGGCCGAGGGGGAGATCGAGGGCGTCGGCGCCGTCCGCGTCACGCTGGCGCGTTGA